The Setaria viridis chromosome 9, Setaria_viridis_v4.0, whole genome shotgun sequence sequence TGATGCTCAGAGTAGGGTTTGTCATGAAAGATGGCCACCAACCTCTTAATAACATCCCTGTCTTTTACGAGGTCAAGATACAATGCATATTGAACAAAACACAGTACGTAACCACGGTACTTGGCCTTTCAACTCTAATAATGAATGTCCCTATACAATGGGACAGGattccccttttatagtgctTAGAAGGCATTTTTACATTACATCTTTACCCTTCACAACAACTACATCCTTGGTATATGCTTTACACAAAGGTCATTTGGGAGTCACGTTTTCCCTGTCGCCTGATAGTGCCGTGATTTGCGCTATCACATGGCCCCGTCAATTGCGCTCCTCATTTCGCTCGTGCCGTCAACGCTCCATGATCTCGCGCCAGAGACTTGCTTAGCTTCGGCTCTCTCGGCCGGCTTGGCCTCGTCCTCGAGGTCTTCTCGGGCTTCGGTCGCGTTCGCCTTCTCATCCTGCACAAAATGGTCAAACAGCTCGGTACCCCCATACTGGAGTGTTTGAGACATGGTTATTTGGTTAGCAAACAAAACGAGCACCTCCTTGGCTTCAGGCCCGACTTCGGGCGCAGGAGTCCTTGGCACATTTCCTGAAGCCAGGTACCTTCTCGCGAAGCCGACCCCTTGAGTAACCTCAGAACAGATTTAGATTCAAGCGACCGCGAGGGTGACCGTTTTCGTGGGCGACCCCCAACAGCAGACTCCTTACGGCACATTACAATGAACTGTGAACTTCAGAACTTTAATTTTTGATAAGTTGGAGTCGATGCTTAAGACTTCAGAACTTTATTTAATATATGACAATTTTAATAGCAGTTTGATTGTTTTACTCCTAAGTACCACCAGCTCTAAATTTTTGTGCACTGCACCCTTAGTTTTTGAGTAAACAATACTGATTGATGAGGTTACAATGCATCTTTCTATGTGGGACTATAGTTTTGTCAAGTAAGGCTATGTACACATTGATAAATCTGGTTCAGAATAATATGGCTGATACATTGCAATCTCATTATCTGAACAAAATTAGGTTTATCTGTTATTAGTAGAAGGCTTACTTGTTAAAAAGGACCTACATAGGTTTCTTTGTCTATATGAATCTTTGGGGAATTCTGCTTATCTTCCATGGATAGATGCTACTTCATGTGTGTGTCAGCTTTTTGCTTGCCAAAGGAGCTTGTGACTTGCAACTACCACTTATTCAATGATCTCTAATAACTGAATCATTTTGTTTAGATTCTAATTATCAGATCTTTTCCTGATCTCTTTATGTTTTGAGGTGTTGGATGAGAAAGGGTTAATGGTGGTTGCTACCATGCTACAAGAAATCAGAGCTTGTCATTATGAGTGTtgtaggggatgtttggatacaccccactaaagtttagcacttgtcacatcggatgtttagatactaagtattaaacataggctaattacaaaactaattgcacagatggaatctaattcgcgagacgaatctattaagcctaattagtccatgatttgacaatgtggtgctacagtaaccatttgctaataataggttaattaggcttaatagattcgtctcgcgaattagcacaggttctgcaattagttttataattagctcatgtttagtcctcctaattaacatccgatgtgatactgctaaagtttagcacctaggtatccaaacacccccgtagtTGAAGTGGGGTTAGTGTACGTTAAACCATGATGGGCCTAGGAGACTTCATCATTCTACACTCAAGAAGCAGAAAGGTGACTGTTGCCCCCCACGACTTGTTGGATGCAGATTGGTTTGGTGTTTGCATTCGGATCAGGTACGATTAATAATGCTTTGATCTGTGATTCTTAGAAAATGTGTTTCAGGCAGCCAGTGTTAATCGGTTGCTTGGGATTCTTTTGCTAGCAAGTAGTAAGGTAGCAATTTCGTCATCACCTGCAGATAGGCACCGAGGTATTTTCCGCATCCAGGAGTGTGTGCACCGCATTCGTGGGAACGGTGGAGAAGAAAGGCCATGAAGAGGCTCCCAGGTATCTATGACGACGCTGTCGACGTCCACAGGGCCTTGTGCAGGTCGTCTTCTGCAGTTCTACCCAACCTTGGTCTATGTGAGCTCCGGCTTTATGAACGCATGGAGACACCCCCACGGCACATGACCGGTTGGAGCAATTGGCCTGTAGCTTGCCATGATGTGCAGACTTTCAATCAGTTCATGATGGCCTCCATGCGCGTGAAGGTAATGTGCTCGTGGAAATTCTCCTAGAGCAATGTCTGGATTAAGCCACAACTAGATGGATTGTCAAATGTCATTATGTTGTGTGAACTATGCAAGCGTTTTCTGAAACATTACATGTGCGGTAGTACAATTAAATATGGTAATAGAATGATGCTCGTTTTATGATTTACATGGATGGATTTCAAGATGAATTTAACAATTGTACTGCATTCTGGCTTTATTTTGTCATTTATAATGACCTGTTAGTTTGAAACTTGCTCATGCATGGTAACTGATATATCTTCATGAATTAGCATGGACCTAGAAAACCCATGGAAAGAAACCGAGTACAGAAAATTTCATATTTTGGGTGTTCAAAACGATTTATTTAAGAAAGCAAAAGGATCCTTCTTTAAATAAGGGCATATGATTTGTTGTAGAAAATATAGGTTTCATGTCATCCTTTGGTTTCAGACCTTCAGGCATGCGATAGATTTGGTTTTGGGCTTGAATGCTCTGGCATATATAGTTTTATTTAATTCATTAACTAAGTTCTTGGATTAAATATTTTGTTTAATATTTGGATTTATTTTCACATTATTATTGTCTCGTCGAATACTCTGTGTATTTCTATATAtattgcccgtagcaacgcacgggcacgatcctagttgtaagctatttttgagaaaatactggagatgctctaagaagaagaaaaaataaaggccATTGTTCCATCAGTAATCTTGTTAAGTAGGAGTAGTTATCCAAGGGTTCATCACTAAAAAACCACTATTATTGCATTGTTTCTGCATTGTGCATTCTCTCCAAACTACGTCATACTTTTCGCTATCGGTCTCTCATTGGGAAAAATCCTAGGCATGACTTGCTGGAAAATTTCCTCTCAAAATATAATTATTCACCAATTGCCAACGAAGATCCGACCATGTTCATAGCATTTTGAAGTCTGATGCTCAATCGTATACATATTCTCCTTCAGCTAAGTCTTCTGCCTTTGGGGGGGAGatcactgaaaaaaaaaacgtttCTCCACACATTGCTTATTGACGGAAGATTTGACACCTAAAATGAAGAACATTGCAACAGGGACTTAGCAGATGTAGGGCGTTTCCAAGATTATCAATGTTGGCATTGGCAAACGTTCCCCCTTTTTTATTCAAGCCTTGATTATAAAGAGGAGAAACACTAATGCGGTGAAAGTAACATGATTTAGTCATAGTTATAAATTTTATTGTTTTTGTACAGAAGTGAACGGGAATAGGAAAATGATTTGAAAGGAAAACAGGtgaaatgaaacaaaaaaaagtccCCGTGTACATAAGTGGTGAAATGGGAGCTGGAAAATGATTTGAAAAAACAAGGTcaaatgaaacaaaaaataatttgaaAGAAAACATGTGAAATGGAAACAAAGGCCCATTTACATAAGTTATGAAATGGCAGCTGGAAAATGATTTGGAAGAAAACAAGATGaaattgaaaaagaaaagattccACGGAGATTTGATCTCGGGTTACTCGATTCAAAGTGCAATGTCCTGACCACTAAGCTACAAAACAATCTTAAAATAAATAACGTGAAATAAATCAAAACAAGGTCCACCGAGATTTGAACTCGGGTTACTGGATTCAGAGTCCAATGTCCTGACCACTAGACCATGGGACCATTGTCGAGTTGAGTTTGATTTATTAATTATATATCTCTGAGAGACCAGATTCTAAGCTTTGGGCTATAAATTGGCTTCTACTAGTATAATTCTCCGGCCCAAAATGTCTAGATTGAGTTTGTTGCAATGCTATCATCAATGCAAATTGCAATCCATTCATCGAGCCATGTTCATAGCATGGAGAAGCTTCCGATAAGCACCATCCATAAAAGGTAGGTACCATGTGAGGCAAAGAGACCAGATGTGCCCCCTTCTCCTTCCCATTTACGATGTATCCATGGACAACACCTCTCTCGTTATGGTTACCTTCTTTCATCTCCAAGTGTTCGCTACTTCCATAGTCACACTTTGCAAGCCACCGTTTGTTCCTATCACACTCTAGCAAGACATCTACCGAGGCATGCGTCCATTTGGCACCGATAGCTACCTATtaccctttattttttttcttttttgagaggAGCCACCTATTATTACCTTGCCGGGTCATTTCCATATCAAAAAGTTTTAAAGTGGTGGGCCAAACATACCTCCCTAGCTCCAAGCCCGTTGGGCTTGAGCTTGGTTGGACTGGGCCAATGTTTTTTGCATGAACCAAAGTGTGCACTGTGCATTTTCAAGATGTGGGCCCAATACATAACTTAAAAAATGTTTAGCAGCTGCATAAAACATGATTAGTTGCTCCGGTTCCAGTGCGCCATCATGGACCACGACATGTGTTTTCGGGCTTTTCTAACCATGGAAATGATAAGTGAGatttagagagagagaaaaatcaGCAGTGCCACTCCAACAGGGCATTTGTCACacgcaacaaaaaaaaagtcaacGGTGCAAGTTGATTGCGAGTTACTGTGCATAGATActcaatatattttttactgTGATAACTAATACAAAGCGCCTGTAGCTCAGTGGATAGAGCGTCTGTTTCCTAAGCAGAAGGCCGTAGGTTcgacccctacctggcgcgttTTTATTTTGGTTATGTTAAGCTTctgtcacttttttttttcaatctatCGCTTTCTGATTCTCTGTTTACGCAATCCAGCCATGCCAAGCACTTATATTTTTGTTAGGGTGTGCATTTATGTATGGAAACAAGAAAGTATGGTACTTGTGGAACACTGCTTCTCCGCCAATACTAAAGGATCAGGCCTCTGACTGGCAGAGCAAAAAATGAGGCACAGAATTCTCTGTCCAGCTATTCTGTACATAATGAACAAAAATGAGCTATGCTTTAGAAATCAGAATTCAATTTCTCGTATGCTTTACTGTATAGATAATGAGCGATGAAGTCGAGTCGGACAGGGTCATTGCTTTCAGATTCGAACTCCAACAAACACGAAACAACGGGCTGGGTTTGGCGATCGATGGACGATGGGCCAACGAGTTCGTTTCCCACGACTCTAGCCGCTTCCGATTCGTTCTTCTAACTAACAGTCAGCTAAATTCAGAGGAGGGCCCTCCATCGTTCCGCCTCACGGGTCGCGCGCGGCGCAAACAAAGCGAGGTCACAAATTCGGGATCCACGATGACCGACGCTGCCGATCGATCGAGGTGTTGCGTTGCGCCGCCACGACAGATCACCGTGTCCCCAATGTCGAGCGTCACCTGCAAACGAGCTATTGAGCCCGTTCGCTTAAGCTACTTGGGCGGCTGCAGCTGTTGCTGTGCAGCTCAGCCGTTCGGCTGCGACCCAACAGCAAcagcccaacaaggcagccgaACAGCTGCACTTAATCCTTGTCCAGGTCCTGCGTCTCCCGAACAGCGCCCGCCGCCCAgtccgcctccggccgcccccgcccccgtcgtCGCGGCCCCACCATCGAAGCCCCACCCAGCTCCGCCCCTCCCCCGCTGCCGGACAGCTCCACCCCCGCCGGACTCCGCCCCACCGTCGCTGCCCCTCTCTGCCCCGCCGTTGACGCCCCACCTACATccgcccctcccccgccgccggccagccccGCCCCTACCGGCGTCCGCCCCGCCGCTCCACCCTGCCATCGCCGCCCCGCCGTCGCGGCCCCTCCTCTCCGCCCCACCGTCCGCGCGCCATCCAGCTCCGCCCCTCACCCGGCGCCGGCCAGCCACGCCCCCGCCGacctccgccccgccgctccgtcccgccatcgccggcccacccagctccgccaatcctctccattctcgaTCTACATTTGTATGCTGCTAGATTTTGTGCATCTCAACAGAGAACCTGGGGGTAAGATCTCTTTTGCCTTACATTAGGCAGTAACCTCTTATATCGTGCGTAATTGAGTCAATTTTGGTAGATTAGGCAGTAAGATCTCATGTGCCTTCAATTTTGTTAGCTACACTAGTGTGAAGTGTGAAGGCTTCCCATTATTCTGCTCTGTACTGTAAGTGCATCTTGTGTATGTTGGACGACAGGAGCATATTGTTGTAATGGTAACTCATGGTAATGGTTGTTGATCATCTACAGAAATGTAATGTTCCATGACAGCCCTTGCAAATAGACAGTTAGCAATTGTGTGGCTGTGTGCATCGGGCTGATTGAAGCCCTGATTACTTTCCTTGTAATAGTCTATAAATACAAGGCATAAAGGCCAAGGAAGAGGGCCAAGTTAGCAAGCACCAATTCAGTGTCTAcctgtgtgtgcgtgtgtgtccCTGTGCTTTGGCCAGAGGACTCGCCGGCGACCTGGGAGTCGTTACTCCGGCGTGTTTCCAATAGACGTTTCGGAGTTACTCCGGCGTGTTTCCAACAGATGTTTCGGACTAGACCGATCTATCATTTGGTTAATTTATTATCTTTCTATTTATATGCATTTGGTAGTATTgtaatataatttttatttagcAAACACAAAATATATAAGACTTATTGACTCCCTGTATTCAGAACAAACATGAGCTATGCTCAACCTTAGGGGCGTTCAGGTCAATTATGCTAGAATAGGCAGTAAGACGCCAGGCAAACAATCCATTGCACCAATTTTACTTACTGCTCATTTTTAGAAAGAGGCAAAAGTGTTCCAAATCTGAAACTCAAGTGACCACCTCTGAACTTGCATACTACTGGTGTGCTTTTGTCAGCTGCACTGACCAGTACCTCTAATTGAAAGGGCTGCATTGTTGGCTACCTCTGCCTGCATGTTGCATTGCCTGCTTGATCTGCCTTGCCCTCGGAAATCAACTGACGCTCATCTATCTGACTGAATTGGACGGTGCACCTGCACTGCTGCTACTCTGGAGTGCCACAAATGCGGCCATCACCACCACGGGCATTGCTATTTTGCATCTGCACTGCTGCTGCTTTCATCTTGTTAGTGGCTAGTTTTAGTGATAGAAACCACTGAATCCACTCAGTAACATTCAGTGGGTGGGAATTGGGAAGTGCCTGCAACAATTAGGTGACTGTAAATTCTCTCCTCCCTTTTGACAGTaaatattcttcttctttttttttgctcatTACTATTTACTTCCTGCATTAAAATATGACAATGTTTAGGCTGGCTTTTAATTTTTTCTCACTTTATATATTCTTTTTACAGTAGTAAATACGACTCTAGCTAAGGAGAGCATTCCTTGTGTGCCAAAAAAAGAAACTTCCACAGGCAGCAGCACTGGCAAACTCCTCTACATCGTCATGGTCTCCACATGAAGCCCCTCGGTACTTGCTGCGTACAACTCCTGCAAGACGTAAGCACAACGAGGCAAGCATCAGTTCCATCTTTTTTGTTCCCTTTGTGATAAATGTTGATTCGTATCTTGCATGTTGTCATTGCTACTGCGTGTGTGGCATACAAACCTTGTACTTAGGAAGGCATATAATTCAAAGTAGCACCTTGTACTTAGGAAGGCATATAATTCAAAGTAGCACACAGATGGATGCAGGTCGTGCCAACTGGGATGATAACACTACAAAAATATTCCTAGACCTTTGCATTGATGAGAAGAACAAGCTCAACTACAACAAAAGGGGCCTAACCAAGGTAGGTTGGCACAACTTGTATACAAATTTTAAACAACAGACGGGCAGGAAATATTCCTGCAAACAGCTTCAGAACAAATTTAATGCCTTTAAGAGGCAATACAAGGATTGGAGGAAACTAAAGGACAAGAGTGGTACCGGGTGGAACAACAGTACCCACACCATTGATTGCGATGATGAATGGTGGGCAGCCCGAATTGAGGTACCTACTTTTCGTCCTAATAATTATGGCTTTCTATCATTTACCTTCGGCTTTGACCTCGGATTGCCCTCATGCTTACATATTTCCTATTTATGACTTCTAGGAGAACGAGGCAAACAAACATTTCCATGGCAAGGCGTTTCCATTCTATGATGAGTTAACCACTCTTTTCGAGACAACGGACACTGAAGGCGGTCCAATGTTGTGTGTTGGTGGAATTGGAGATAGAACACCAAGCTGTGGAAGTGAAGACACCCCCGACCCAATGGCGGATGAAAATGTTGACTGGTTGGAGGACACAGTTGGACGGTCTAGTGTGGGTCGTGTGTCGCAAAGGTCAGGAAAGGAGCATGTTGTTGATAGCCCACCACCCAAGAGAACTAAGAGCATGGAGTACTATGTCGAGCGTATATCTGAGAGCATGATTCAAAGGACTATGAATGAAAGAAATCTAATCAGccgtgaggaagaggaggttaCGGAAATGCTGCACCTTGTCAAACAAGATGGTGTACCGAATGGGTCTGAGTTGTACTTCATAGCTACTGAGCTGTTTAGATCACCAGCCCGACGTGCATCTTATAGGAGCATTACCGCTTCAGAGAACCGGATTGCATGGCTCCGATGGACTTGGGATAATGTCAAGAGGAAGTAATACCGGTCCATGATTACAATGTATTTGCATCTACCTAGGAATGTGTGTATTTGTACTGTGACTATGACATGGTGTGGCATCATGTTTGTAATGTGAATTATGTTGTGTTAGACCTTGATTATTCATGCTACTAATCCATATAAATTTGTGTCGTTCCACTTGAGTATGATGCTGCTACTGTTGTTTTTAACATTTTGGAAATTATTGTTTACAACCTTACAGCCTGAAGGTCTTCACGATGAATGAGGTGGCTATCAACAAGTGAAGGTCAAATGGATCGTAAAGGTATGCAATGAAATCATATTTCCATATTTAAGTACTTAggatttttgaaagaaaaaaaaaggggcaCAACATGTTAAAAGATGGGTACTGAATATGCTATTATTTTGTTTTAGAGATTCTTAGATAAGAAAACATGGCATGCTTTTTATATGTCGTCTTGAAACTAGCATATCTAGGCTTAACAAAGAATCAGATTTGTTCCAGATCACTGATTACAGAAGCTGGGACCACTGATCACTGTTATGGTCTGAAAATGAAAGGAAAGTCAAGCTTCGAAAATTCGCGCAACACCAGCACCTCACCAGCAAGGTTGAACGATGAGTGGTCTACATGGTGGGACATGGGTGCAACCATTGGTGTGTTAGCTGCGTATGCATCGTCTACCTCAAGTGCATGTGGCGTGCAAGATGGTCCATTGCACTTGCAGGAGTTGACTGGGCGGCAATGGGTTGCTATTAACCTTGCTGACAGTAAGAAGTGCTACAAAAATTTTCGTCTCCATCCATCTGCATTCCAGTTGTTGCATTCAATCTTAGTGTCCAACCATGGGCTAAAATCCACACGACAATGTGATTCAGTTGAGGCATTAGGGATGTTCCTATGGGCATGTGGCACAAGACAATGCCAGAGACAAATGTCGGATAGATTTTGTAGGTCACTGGACACCGTGAGTCGGAAGTTCGGTGAAGTGTTAGATGCCGTGGTCTCTTTTGCACGTACTATTATTAGGCCAATGGATCCACTGTTCAGGTATGTGCATCCTAAGCTGCATCAATTCTCACCATATTTTGATGGGtgtataggagctatagatggaaCCCACATTCCGGTGTCAGTCCCTGAGCACGCACATGATAATTTTATCAATAGAAAGGGGTTCACCAGCCAGAATGTCTTAGCCGTTTGTGACATGGGCATGaggttcacatttgtcgctACGGGGAAGAAGGGTGCTGTGCATGACACTGCTGTTTTGAGGGAGGCTTTAAACCAAGCTGAGCATTTCCCTCACCCACCCCAAGGTGATCTTATGTTGTTTGTAAGTTTTATAGTATGCAACATATGGGAGTGCCAATCTAAATTGCTATTTGTATAACAATGTTGATATGTAGGAAAGTACTATTTGGTGGATTCTGGTTACCCACTGCGTGAGGGTTATATGGCGCCATATCGCAAGGGCAGGTACCATTTATCGGAGTTTAATGCCAAAGGTCCTGAGAATTTGAATGAAATTATTAACTACCATCATTCGTGCCTTCGGAATGTTGTGGAACGATCTTTTGGAGTGCTAAAGAATAAGTGGCAGATTCTAAGAGGTATACCGTTATATAATATGGAGAAGCAATCAAAGATTATTGTTGCATGCTTTGCGCTACACAATTTTGCATTGGACAACAACGAACCGGGAATGGTTGGTGCTGACATGTTTGCTCATGGGACCTATCTTAATAGGACAAGTGATGAAAATGATCCTGCATCAGATTGGTTTGCCGCTACTGCCAACGATGATATTAGTAAAGTTCGTGATTGGATTGCAGCGGGACTTTATGGGTTGACATGATGGAGATATTTTCTCAATTTGCTATTTTGTTGTTATGAATATAACCTATCAATTTCTTTctaatttgttgttgttgtgactTGAGAAAGCACTGATCAACTATTGTAGGGTAGGGCTGAAATGTTCTAATTGTATGCCCTGTGTACTCTTGAGTTCAATATGCATGTCATTTATTTTGTGCTAGACTAGACTGTTATCAGGGTGCCCAGGTCTTGGAAACTAAAATTAGGTGTTTGAGAGTTATGGATAGCGCTTCTGGTGATTTGGTTCATATCACTATCTGCAGATATGTGGTTCTGCTTGTATCATATATTTAGTCAATATCTTGGGCCTATTTCTCTGTTTGTCTGCTTGCCTACGTTACTTTTAAAGACAATCAAGGAGCTGAGACGGCAATGCTTGTCACggtatttcttttttctgaaggaGCTGAAAAAATGTGTCTTTTAGATGAATTAATGATTCACTGGTCACATTATCATGAAATATGGTATGCATTTGTGATCTTATTTTAATAGGTTAGTCATCTGAATATTATCAATGTGGTTATGTACTGTAATTTATTGCAATTATATTCTGAAGCCTCAATCAAAAAATATTTGTACTTGCTCTTCCAATGATTGTTTAAAGTGACCTTTGTTTGCTCATTGAATTTTGCCTTTTATATAATCCAGTTCCAACTGAGTTTACAACATTGTTTGTTTTCAAAACTCGACTTGATCGCTGGGTACAAAAGTAGCTGCCTGCAGCCGCTGCTGCCCAGCTGATGCGCCACTGCCTAGCTGATGCGCTGCTGTAGCAGCTGCATGGCCGGCTGATCAGCTGTGCTGCTTAACAGCAGCAGCCAGCTCAACAGAACGGCCCCATTGTTCccaggaggaagagggagaagcAGCAAGACGCCATGGAGGAGACGACGGACCTGCCGGCGCAGCTGCCGGCGGACGTGCTCGCTGACGTCCTCCGGCGCCTCCCGCCGCGCGCGGCATCGTCACGTCCCGGTGCGTCTGCAAGGCGTGGCGCGCCCTCGTCGACGCCCACCCCTCGCTGCGCGGGGAGCTCCTCCCGTGCTccctcgccggcgtcctcgtcaACTTCCACGACCTGTACGTCACGGAGTTCTTCTCCCGCCCCTCGACGGACTCCTACGTCTTCGTCAAGCATGACGACCTCACCACCAGCCACGACGGACATCCGTACCCGCCGTCCGCCGTCGTCAAGGACCATTGCAACGGCCTAGTCCTGATCGACGAGCACCTGGTGACGACCTCACCACCAGCCACTTGAAGGATGAGCTCGCCATAGTGGtgacgacggcgagggcggcgaggtggtggcggtgcttccTACCGCTTACAACGCTTAGGATGATCGGGTTTAGGATTTTGTCGGTGGGTCTGGTGGGCATGACAAACCTTGGCGTGCATGCCCCCGCCCCCACCTTCTCTTTATAGCACTGCACGACAGGACCCGCAACCATGAGTTGGTTGTGCGCATCAGGGTCCGACTCAGTTGTTGGACCAAGTCGGTGGAGATCAAcactaacattctcccccttaaTCTCACCTTATACTTAAGCTTAGTCTTAAACTTGGAATACTTAACTTAGCACCCATTTCATCATAGATTAGTGTAGAGAGCATGCCTCATCATAATAGTCGGTTACGTACTAGCAGATTCAACAGCTACAATACAtctttctattttgaaacagaTTCTTATTCTAGGCTCTTAGCATCCAGGGATCATAGGATTTCCCGTAAACCCATGCCaactaagtgttctctgaacacattagGCGGTAAGCCTTTCatgagcggatccgcaagcattTCCTTTGTTCTTAAATGCTCTAGACTGATGGTATGatactagatttttttttcacaacataaaacttgatgttAATGTGTTTGGCAGCACCAATTGACTTATTATTGTGAGCATAAAACACTGCTGgctcattgtcgcagtacatcttgAGTGGTCTTTGAATGTTGTCTACCATTCTCAACCCGGGTACAAATTTCTTAAGCTATTTTGCCTGTCCCATGGCCTCATAAAATGCTACAAACTTTGCATACATCGTGGACGATGCAATGACGGTTTGCTTGGAGCTTTTCCACGATATGGCTCCACTTGTGAGAGTGAATACATAACTTGATGTGGACTTTTTATTGTCTACATCTCCCACAAAATCTGAATCTGAGTACCCTTCTATTTCTAGGGAATAAGTTCTTCTATACGTTAACATGAGGCCTTTCGTGCCTTGCGTATAACGCAATGCCTTCTTTATCATTCTCCAGTGATCCATTCCTGGATTATCCTGATATCTGCCAAGTATCTCGGTCACAAAAGCTAAGTCAAGACGTGTACATACTTGAGCATACATTAAGCTTTTGACAGCTGAAgtatatggaaccgctttcatctGATCGATCTCATCTTGGTTCCTGGGATACT is a genomic window containing:
- the LOC117835216 gene encoding uncharacterized protein, with translation MDAGRANWDDNTTKIFLDLCIDEKNKLNYNKRGLTKRQYKDWRKLKDKSGTGWNNSTHTIDCDDEWWAARIEENEANKHFHGKAFPFYDELTTLFETTDTEGGPMLCVGGIGDRTPSCGSEDTPDPMADENVDWLEDTVGRSSVGRVSQRSGKEHVVDSPPPKRTKSMEYYVERISESMIQRTMNERNLISREEEEVTEMLHLVKQDGVPNGSELYFIATELFRSPARRASYRSITASENRIAWLRWTWDNVKRK